The Chiloscyllium plagiosum isolate BGI_BamShark_2017 chromosome 3, ASM401019v2, whole genome shotgun sequence genomic interval CATAAGAAGATGAAAATTATATTTAATACATTGTATATCATTATGCTGTTCGAGTGGGGATATTCAGTCCTCTGGATTAGGTTGAAAATCCAACCTGAAATGATACATAATTAATTTTCAGTGTTCCTCCTTGACATTAAATGTTGCCTGTGAGGAAAACATGCTTTGAATATCAGTAATGACTAGATGGTTTTCTTTCTGGTGTCTCAAATCATAGATTGGTTGTAACACCTTTTAATTTTGTTCATGAAATCCTTGtactaattaaaataaatttaaattcagcCAAATCCTGACTAGCTGTATAACACATGCCCACGTAACTTATTTTGCTGCTTGGTTTATCTGTTTGAATGTTTCTATCCCTCTTCATTGGATTTGCTGTTTCAGTTTGTTGCCAAACCACGTAGATCTCAGAATATGAATATTCCAGTGTATAGGTTTGTAATGAATAAATTCAAACTATTCCCTTTAACTCCAGTCAGGCATTGACTTACAGCATGGTTAGACACATTATTGTGCTGTGCACTTGCGAGTACAAAACCATTTGTTCTGTGCATAAATTACATTGTTTCATTGAGAGTTGCCTCAGTTGCAATATGTGAGCACCATAGGGATGTTGAACACattgtttgaaatgtttttggCTGAACCACTGATCTCAAAAACAAAGCCATCCATTTTTCAAATATCAAACTAATTCACAAACTCTGCATCCATCTGTCACTTTCCTCCCTTTCTAAGCTTGAGCCATTTTTGCCCTGCTTTATGGAAATCTTGAATAAATCATTATTCTTCATTTAATTTCTGTTGATAAGGAGTTTGAATGTTTAAATACTGTGCAAACATTTACACCCGAGGTTGGTAAGCAGAGTGGGCAAAATTTGAGTACCATCTCCATTAGACTTTGAGTTACAGCGGGTGCCAGGATCAAGTGTCCAGGTCAGTAAGGTTCAACCTGCCAGACTTGTTGCAGACTAACTGGGAATGGTGTAATTGGGGGTGGGGTTCTGTTGCTTCTGCTCAGGCACCCAATGGCCAGTTAAGATACTTCGCTCCATTCTAACAAAACTCTCTTGCCGTTGTCCACCACCCTGGCCCTGCTGAAACCTCGTTTAAGTGAGCATCTTCTTCAGGGACTGCTTGTAGTTCCAGTAAGTGGCCACCACTCCCAGTTGTGCTGCTGGGAATAGAGAGCTGCTCACCACTTGATGGTCAGCAGACCTCCAAGGTGGAATTTCCTCCCATATAGAGGCAGCAGTTTCTTTAAGTGAAGTCATGGTTgggttgtagtgattgtaatgaggtcagccagatggacctcatagaacatgaCTATTCTGATTGggtctgttaacctggtccaatcagtgagccccggctgacagataagaacaggagtatcgGTATATAGTTGGTGTTGGCTCTTGGTGTATCTGATAAGGGTTGTGTTTTTGTGAGTTTTCTTTTGGAGGAAAGCATTTGCTTTGGTGAAATGGCCTCCCATGTTTGTCAAAACTATCACCAGGATTATGAAGCTGCTGTCAACAAACAGATTAacctggagctcactgcctcCTATCTCTATCAGTCTTTGATGTCGTACTTTGACCGGGATGATGTtgccctgcaccatttctcccagttCTTCAAAGCTCAGTCCCAGGAGAAGCAGGAACATGCAGAGAAGCTGCTGAAATTCCAGAATCAGcgtggaggcagagtcctccTCCAGGATGTGAAGAAGCCAGAGAGGGATGAGTGGGGTAACGGGCTGCAGGCAATGCAGGTTGCCCTGGATCTGGAGAAGAATGTGAACCAGAGTTTGCTGGATCTACACCAACTCGCCActgcccagactgaccctcatctgtgtgacttcctggagaCCCACTATTTGGATGAGGAGTTTGAGATCATCAAGCGACTTGGGCACTACATCACCAACCTGAAGCGTCTGGGAGCTCCTGAGAATGGGctgggagagtacctgtttgacaggctctCGCTGGAGGACAGCAGTTAGTGGGGCCTTTGACTGCAGTCTTTGTCTGTTGTGTATCCAACTCTCATTGGGAGAATTCCTCCAGGAACTTGTAGTGAAGTGATTTGGAAATAAAAGTTGATCTCtcccaaaaaaaattaaaagaacaggagtatcaggcatcctgttcactctgagagttggctctgtgggagctggaTCACTGCCAAGGACTCTCCACTTGGAAATAATTTAGCTGTCTGTCTCCATGTTTGAACAAGACCATTTCAGACACCAAGTTACAACTCCCTGCATCTCTCTCCGCAGCTACCCTGCAACTCTATCAGATTGTCTGTTGTTCTAGCCTTTAGGCACAAGACCACGCAAAACTCCTGTTTCCTTCTGTTGTCTGTGCATGGTcactcatttctttctttttacaaTGTCTTGATAGCTGCAGCCACTATGATGATCACAGGAATAAAATCCAAAAATTCAAATAAAGTTTCCTACTCTCTGTTCCAGGATGGATGCATGTAATAATTGGTCCTAATTTAAAAGAATCAGAAGAGTACACACAAATTTCATGAAATCGTGAGCAGAAATGGATGTCTGTATAACCTTTCTGTGtagaaacagtgagaaaattccagTGTCCTTGATATTAGCCTGATTCAAATCAACTGACTCAGCATAGAGTAGAGGCTTTACTTTGGGCCTGCGGATTTTGTGTATCACTCAAGCAATACATTTACTTAATGAACATCAGGCAGACATTGTCAGATGCTGAAAATTGAAGTTTTTAATCTAGAAATGGCCAAATAAAGTGGGATCTTCCATTACTGAATTGGTGCTGGAATGCTACTATTGTTGGGAGGCAGTAACATTTTAAGAGTATTCCTGCAGCCATTTTACAGCTTTATCCAAATGTCCATGAGCTCATTCTAGCAGATAATTTATTGCAACTGTTAATGTTCCTAACCTCAGTTCATAGTATTCAATTAAGTCACTAGGAAAGCTAACATCTAGTGTGCTGCTGTCAGACTGGTGagtcacattttttttaaaagaaaccttTTTTCTAAATTTATGGTAAATAAGTGAAATGATGATAAACTAAGATTTGAATTCTTCATTATAGAGATTAACAGAAATAGAAcagaaaaaaaggaatgaaattcAAAACTTTACTTTCCCATTTTATATGCcacaaacaaaaactgaacttGAAGTGTTGATATAGTTTGACAGAGTTGATAGGGAGAATCTATTTTTAACTGAAAGAGAGTCAGTAATCAGAGAACACAGACATAAAACAATTGGTGCAAAACATCAGTGCACAGTTGAGGAGTTATAATGATGTAGAATTCACTATCTGTAAGGATGGAGCAAGTTgattcaattttaattttcaaaagtaagttaaatatgcatttggaaaataaacTTGTGCAAAGATTTGGTAAAAAGGAATAATTGGATTGTTCTTTATGAAAGCTAGGATAATCATGATGGGCTTTCTTCTCTGCTGTATTCTTCCATGATTTTATAGAAATGTGAAATGTTCGATGGGATTTTCAAAGAAATTTGGACTTTGAGAGAATGGTGGAAAAGATCTGTAGCCTTTCAGGTGTACTGGCAGCCATATCTCTGAAGATGTCATACCAGAAGATCCAGAAATTAGGTAACCCTTGTAAAAAAGACAATACTTGCAAGCTCGGTGGCTTAAGAGATGGTAAGAGCGGAGCTGGTGGTGTGACACTGATGCAGGTGTGATTATCAAAGTATAGATTGGATACTGTGAATCCTTCACTTTTGAGGGAATGATAGGTACGGCGATGAATTGTATCTCTCAGGATTACAGGGTGTAGCTGTGGGGTGTGTGTCTTCACTCAGCTGAGTTAACCATGTAAAGTCATTATGGTGCCATTTGGGATTATAAGTCTTGAGATAGTAATGGCTGCCTCCCAGACACCTCTCTCCATTATACTGAAACTACTCTCTGGTGGGGTTTCCTCTCCTACTCTCCAGAAGACAGATTTTCCATGACATCCCTTTTGTTAGTAAAGCATCCTCCCTTACATTAGTAAAACTGAAAGTCTTTCTGTTGATTAATATATTGCCCCACTCCCCCCCATCTAACTCACCAAAAAGCTGAAGTGGAGTAACTATTACTTAGGAACATAGGAAGAGGAGTAGAGTATACAGCCTGCCTCAATATTcctacaatcatggctgattgaagaTTCCAATGCATTTTACCCACCCTATCCCCAAAATCTT includes:
- the LOC122548641 gene encoding ferritin, middle subunit-like, whose protein sequence is MASHVCQNYHQDYEAAVNKQINLELTASYLYQSLMSYFDRDDVALHHFSQFFKAQSQEKQEHAEKLLKFQNQRGGRVLLQDVKKPERDEWGNGLQAMQVALDLEKNVNQSLLDLHQLATAQTDPHLCDFLETHYLDEEFEIIKRLGHYITNLKRLGAPENGLGEYLFDRLSLEDSS